Genomic segment of Andrena cerasifolii isolate SP2316 chromosome 7, iyAndCera1_principal, whole genome shotgun sequence:
GCTTATTTTAATCAATTTAAGCAGTCAAAGACAGGATAAGGATTCGTTCGTGCGTCCTAGGTCCTTCCTTATGCTTCTCTGCTCTTTACGGAAGCGTGTTCATAAATATAGTTCCTTATCTTTGAGTAGGGTTTAAGTTTCAAGATAGGTAGGTAACCATCGGAGTACCACAGGACATCCGTTGCAGAATAATCAAACGTCGGAGCGGTCGAATCTTTTTGCCGAAAAGTTATCAGCTTATCTGGAGATTTCGTGGTCGGAGTTTCCGTGCAACGCAATGAGTAAGTATCTCGGCGCTTAGTGTACCTATTTGCGTGATCGATAGCTAAGCGATGCTCTACGAGTCTATGGCAACGAAAACGTTGAGCCTGAGATTTCCAGCAGCAGTACTTGTCTTCTGCTCGAGGCTGCTTAAAAGTATCGACGCACGGTTCGCGACAGCATGGGCAATACGGAGAGCAACGTATCTAGCGGAGTGAAGAAACAGACGGACGCTTCGTCCATTGTGCTATACAAATTAGTGGACATGAAAGGTAAAGTTACCCAGGCTCATCCGCAAGGGGATAGGTGCCATAGCTAGGATAGCCGACAAAGTCTTGAGTAGAGATTGCCATCGAATCCTCCTCTTTACTCCAAAATTTCGAGAGGCGCAAGAAAAGAGGCGACACGAACAGTTTGTCAACTTTCCCCCGGTGCTGTTGGCCCATACCTACTTGTGTAACGTTTTGCTTGGTATTCTGGAACAGGAGGCGGTTTATTGGTGGACATGATGAAAAGAGCGACGCAAACTAAACAGTACGCCGAACTGGATCACGCTCTCCGAACAAAGGTAGAGCCCTATTTGTATAACAATGGGAAAGGTAAATGGATTCCGATCGATAAGTTGGTTTTGCTGCGAAACAAAGATCGACCGAAGCACAAAATGGTAAATATAAAAGTGCCGGATCTCGTCcgataggtaggggagaccggggctagttgactaacaagattagttgactaattccctttaattgtatttaggacgctagaaataaggtgattcttgggaatttttttctaagaaactgtcaaGCGGAtcctttccaaactttcagggtattttcgttcacattcaaacaataaaaattaattttttcgctacaaattcttccctgaaataaaaaaaaccgaggtttttcttatttctagtataattacattgtcgatggacctatgactttgataaataaattgaatcgaAGAAGTCCtttttcataaatagtacgaaatatcttggagcagaatcgtaactttttctttcaagtcccaccaatttgccaacttttaactttcttcccgtttgttaggttcatcgacaatgtaattgtactagaaataagaaaatccttggtttttttatttcagggaagaattggggccaccattacaatcgcaaatttgcaactccggcgcgcgagtcctaacgaacgtgttcatatctccatttctaccgaacactttgtaacgaaaaaattaatttttactgtTTGAAtgcgaactaaaataccctgaaagtttggaaaagatccgctcagcagtgtcttagaaaaaaattcccaaggatcaccttacttctagcgtcctaaatagggcttcccccttaagcggcaagctggtcatccatacgcttcaatatcgcgaatcgcagcataatttataacacaacaattaaagggaattagtcaactaatcTTGTTAGTCAGCTAGCCCTGGTCTCTCCTGCATAGCAGTACATAGTATGTACTTGGTAAGACTTGACTGGATTTTTGCAGCTTCCACCATTGCGAGCTATGGAGAATCCGGCCGATTACGACATAGACAAGGACATGGGCAGCGAGGATGTCGACGATGAGACGAAAATAGGTAGAAACCGTTCGGAAGATGCGGGGACAAGTTTCTAATCGCTTCGTTTTTTATTCGATGGGCACGAGCAGATAAGAGCAAGTACAGATTGGTTTGCTGGAGCTTGGGCGAGAGAGGCGCGGTCGGAGAAACGATTTTACACTTGTGCATGCTGCACGCGACTGCTATTCACATCGACCTGGCCAAACGTTTGTTACGTTTCTATCCGAAGCTCATCAACGATATCTACATCAGTGACGAGTATTACGGTTAGCGAGGCGACTGTTCACTAGGGTGGCTCGTATCTTCaacttttcgaattttcttcgcgccaccccccagaatagttccaaataataaaagaaaatctgTGTACAGTTTGActccgatcggataacgggaaatggcgcccctaggctcttgaacatttaaggggttatgcctaagtagtcagctttcgaagaaGAACGCAATTTtccggaattttttgtggaatatctagtgtatatttttttacaactattcgcttattttaaaagtacatatgtgCAGCGACTCTCAgttattttgttatagaaaaacattaagtaatgaacgaataacagccattctcgtggAAGCTGTGTTGaaatcggtgagcaagatatttcggaaaccgctgtatcgattggcctaaacttttgcattAGTCGTGgtctaaaattttgaaagtttaaacccttctcgaacactttgtATTTATGaagacgaaaaaaaaattgtcacttttattttcgaggtctatttttttaaacagttaagGGAGGGGGCGTATACCGAGatatgcgaaaaaaaaaaaatagtcctaaaaaataaatgttacaaTTTTGTGTTgcctgtataaataaaaaatatttgagaaggaattaaactttcaaaattataaaaattaaaaattaatatttttagtttttcggacttttttcgaaaattctctgTCGCACGAAAAAAGTAACAcaatataaaagatgctccttgtctggatctacaactttcgtTTGACATATTTTGTTACGTAATTAATAACTTGAGAGatacatattatataaaatcaacttcgcaagctgttaaataatcatttaaatattcaaggaTCCGgaggcaccttttcccgttatgcGATCAGGctcaaactttttttattattatttggaactattctggagggtaccAGGAagagaatattgaaaaaaatgtgacCAAGAGCAAATAATAGTCACCCTACTGTACACAGTACAGTGTATATCCTTGCGttatctttctttgtttctgcgGTTCAGGCGAGAGCGCGTTGCACATCGCGGTCGTAAACGAGGATCCAGCGTTAGTGAAGTTGCTGTTGGATAGCGGCGCGGACGTTCACGAGAGATGCGTGGGCAACTTTATGTGCCCGGAGGATCAAAAAGCATCGAGATCGGACAGCTTGGATCACGAGTGGGTGTGCGTGGCTCCCGAAACCAATTACGACGGGTAATGACGCTCTGGTCAGGTGTCAGGTGTAATCGCGACTCCAGCATTCAAACACTCTACAGGTACGTTTATTGGGGCGAGTATCCTTTGAGCTTCGCAGCGTGTCTGGGCCAGGAAGAATGTTACAGACTGGTGCTGGCGAGGGGTGCAGACCCCGACAAACAGGACACGAACGGCAATACCGTTCTACATCTGTTGGTGATCTACGAGAAGCTGGTAAGCATTTGcgatcgtttgatcgttggttggGAATCAAACACGAACTCCTTTGCTATGCAAGACGACATTTGACATGGCGTACGAAGTCGGTGCTTCGGTGTCCATCAGGAATGCCCAACACCTGACGCCATTAACGTTGTCGGCCAAATTAGCCAGGATCGAGATGTTTTTCCACATTTTGAATATCGAGAGAGAAATCTACTGGCAGATCGGCAGCATTACTTGCGCGGCTTATCCACTCTCGCTTGTCGACACTATCGACGTTAACACGGGAAGCATCAGCCACAATTCCGCCTTGAATCTGGTGGTCTTCGGCGTAAGTAAAAGGCGAAGCCATTCGTGCCTTCTCTTTATTACCACTTCCTATCTACctacagtgagtaacgaaaatattcggagactttttaaagtcgcataacttttttaaaattaatcaaaacgacttgagtttatttttaagctagaaggattagtttgctaagtgacgcgatTCGtcatatcgaaaaaaaaatgcagctggtcggaatagcgaagaaaatagtaaaggtcgtttttcaacttttttcgaggatcgctgatttcgggaatttcaagattttcgaccttattccgcgacctttaagcgtttatagctcagagcagcgataatggattttgatgaaattttaggtatgTGTAcagcttacttaaatctacaaacgggttttttgaattttcattacaggctcacaaaaaaaaacagtttaaacaacgacctttactattttattttttggtattccgaccaagtgcatttttttcaaaacgacgaaacacgtcacttagcgaactaatccttctagtttaaaaaaaactcaagtcgtttgggttaattttaaaaaagttatgcgatgtTAAAAAGTGttggaatattttcgttactcactgtagGTACCTACCTATCTACATCGTCCCCGTTGCGTTTTAGGAAAAGGACGAACACTTGGAACTGATGGACGGTATTCTGATCGATCTGTTAAACGCCAAGTGGAACACCTTCGTTAAATCTCGGTTTTACCGTCAATTCTTTCTCTTCTGCTTTTATTTCGTGCTGTCGCTCATCAGCTTTACCCTTCGACCAGGACCTTCGGAGCCCACCGTCCGTGCACTCTCGTCCACCGAGTCGCCAACGACGCACACCCCGGATCCTCTTTCCAACTTCACCTTGCAGAATTCCAGCCTCTCCGAGTTTGTCGAGAGAATCGTCGCCGACAGCTTGATCTCGAATATACGGCCCTCCTTCAACGTAACACCGGATTCTCTCATGAAACTCAAACTCGACATCGTCTCGGACCTGATGTCTACCTTGAAGAATACTCTGCCGATCGACACTGGCGGGATCGTGGACGAAAACAAAGATGCCAGCTATTCGCAGCAGCTGGCACATGGGTCAATGAAACACTTGTACCGTAGAAATGATACGACAAAGGATTATCTTAAGAGCACGATGAACGAGAGTTATCTTCTGAGGACCAAATTGTCGATAGATAGTAGCAGTAATCGGAACGACtggtattatattatattatattaactcAGCTCAGTTCAGCTCAGCTCaactcagctcagctcagcgcAGCTCAGcgcagctcagctcagctcagctcagctcagctcagctcagctcagctcagctcagctcagcgtAGCTCAGcgcagctcagctcagctcagcgcagctcagctcagctcagctcagctcagctcagctcaactcagctcagctcagcgcAGCTCAGCTCAGTTCAGCTCAGCGTAGCTCAGcgcagctcagctcagctcagcgcagctcagctcagctcagttCAGCTCAAcgcagctcagctcagctcagctcagctcagctcagctcagctcaactcagctcagctcagcgcAGCTCAGCTGTTGGTTTAAAATCAGGTGGAGCAACCTCACCGAACAGTGCAGATTGATGGAACTGAGTACGGTAGAGACAAAGATCCGATTAACCGCAGAGCTGTTGATGGAAATTGCGGCAATCCTCTACATCTTTGCAGCACTGCGGGAGGCTAGGTTCCTAGGCCTTAACATGTTCATCGAAAATCTAGTAAGACGACGCGACACGGTGATATTGTCTGAAATCGATCCTACCCGCTGTGACGCCACATGTCCGTCTCCTAATTAGCTGATATTTAATCGGCAGAAATTATTTCTAGATGACGGCTCCGTCGCGAGTAATGTTCCTCTTCTCCTGTTGCATATTGCTATCATTTCCGTTCCTGAGACTGACCTGCGCGGATGAAGTTGAAGACATGCTAGCGGTCGTCGTGATGCTAACCACCGCGCCGTATTTCTTGTTCTTCTGCAGAGGCTTCAAGACGGTGGGCCCTTTCGTCGTAATGATATACAGAATGATAATGGGCGATCTACTGCGTTTCGTTTCTATCTACTCAGTGTTCGTGATGGGATTCTCTCAGGGTAAATCGGACACAGATATCTCCTTTGACTCCGTTTTTCTCCCTCCTGCTTCCTAGCAGTCGATTCTCGCGTCAGAGTTTTCAAAGTGCCGCATGCCGCGGTCGGCCCGCAAACATTTGGCACGCGTTAACAGATATATCGCACCTTATTtttgatcgcgaataaaaataaattcggGATCGACCGTGGGTGAAGACCGGTCGGACGACCGAACGTCACCGTTAGAGCATTTAGCAATGTATTTAGTAGGATAATATAACAGCCGATCCTGCttcaggggaggttccggtctagagcccataaaaataggtgatctttaggaattaattaaaggaaaactactatatataatttaatgggactttttgcattgtattaaggatgtcttagactatagaaatatattttttgttttatatttaatcattgcagacggcactggggagtcgttaaagtcaaggcgtcaaaaaattcatccaaattggtggattctgtatctccaaaagttattatccgattcgaccgaaacttttttttattttgaagaatatacttctggctaggggaaaaCCAAAGCAAAATACAAAATaacctttttttagaaaataacgacacttgaaatttgaaatcactttttccctatatttttcgccctttcaacgcctttaaaaattataaattttcaatttcttggtatttttttctggtttcccctagccagaagtatattcttcaaaataaaaatagtttcagtcgaatcggataacttttggagatacagatcccaccgattttgagaacactgtttcgagaaaacaaatccctataacttcggaaattttacggatttcaacaaatccttttaaacacatattcctaagaggt
This window contains:
- the Nan gene encoding transient receptor potential cation channel subfamily V member nanchung isoform X1, translated to MGNTESNVSSGVKKQTDASSIVLYKLVDMKGGGLLVDMMKRATQTKQYAELDHALRTKVEPYLYNNGKGKWIPIDKLVLLRNKDRPKHKMLPPLRAMENPADYDIDKDMGSEDVDDETKIDKSKYRLVCWSLGERGAVGETILHLCMLHATAIHIDLAKRLLRFYPKLINDIYISDEYYGESALHIAVVNEDPALVKLLLDSGADVHERCVGNFMCPEDQKASRSDSLDHEWVCVAPETNYDGYVYWGEYPLSFAACLGQEECYRLVLARGADPDKQDTNGNTVLHLLVIYEKLTTFDMAYEVGASVSIRNAQHLTPLTLSAKLARIEMFFHILNIEREIYWQIGSITCAAYPLSLVDTIDVNTGSISHNSALNLVVFGEKDEHLELMDGILIDLLNAKWNTFVKSRFYRQFFLFCFYFVLSLISFTLRPGPSEPTVRALSSTESPTTHTPDPLSNFTLQNSSLSEFVERIVADSLISNIRPSFNVTPDSLMKLKLDIVSDLMSTLKNTLPIDTGGIVDENKDASYSQQLAHGSMKHLYRRNDTTKDYLKSTMNESYLLRTKLSIDSSSNRNDWWSNLTEQCRLMELSTVETKIRLTAELLMEIAAILYIFAALREARFLGLNMFIENLMTAPSRVMFLFSCCILLSFPFLRLTCADEVEDMLAVVVMLTTAPYFLFFCRGFKTVGPFVVMIYRMIMGDLLRFVSIYSVFVMGFSQAYYIIFLSFDNPNTPEGVDDSISNPMPSPMESIMAMFLMSMTNFGDYYGAFERTQHEMEAKFLFVVYMAIVAILLVNMLIAMMGNTYQKIAETRNEWQRQWARIVLVVERGVSPAERLKKLMDYSQPMSDGRRALVLRLSQSEEDKEEMKEILEMKRTHDRLFKKRQMKMAMEKPITPQDNLLL
- the Nan gene encoding transient receptor potential cation channel subfamily V member nanchung isoform X2, which encodes MGNTESNVSSGVKKQTDASSIVLYKLVDMKGGGLLVDMMKRATQTKQYAELDHALRTKVEPYLYNNGKGKWIPIDKLVLLRNKDRPKHKMLPPLRAMENPADYDIDKDMGSEDVDDETKIDKSKYRLVCWSLGERGAVGETILHLCMLHATAIHIDLAKRLLRFYPKLINDIYISDEYYGESALHIAVVNEDPALVKLLLDSGADVHERCVGNFMCPEDQKASRSDSLDHEWVCVAPETNYDGYVYWGEYPLSFAACLGQEECYRLVLARGADPDKQDTNGNTVLHLLVIYEKLTTFDMAYEVGASVSIRNAQHLTPLTLSAKLARIEMFFHILNIEREIYWQIGSITCAAYPLSLVDTIDVNTGSISHNSALNLVVFGEKDEHLELMDGILIDLLNAKWNTFVKSRFYRQFFLFCFYFVLSLISFTLRPGPSEPTVRALSSTESPTTHTPDPLSNFTLQNSSLSEFVERIVADSLISNIRPSFNVTPDSLMKLKLDIVSDLMSTLKNTLPIDTGGIFSSTQLSSAQLSSAQLSSTQLSSAQLSCWFKIRWSNLTEQCRLMELSTVETKIRLTAELLMEIAAILYIFAALREARFLGLNMFIENLMTAPSRVMFLFSCCILLSFPFLRLTCADEVEDMLAVVVMLTTAPYFLFFCRGFKTVGPFVVMIYRMIMGDLLRFVSIYSVFVMGFSQAYYIIFLSFDNPNTPEGVDDSISNPMPSPMESIMAMFLMSMTNFGDYYGAFERTQHEMEAKFLFVVYMAIVAILLVNMLIAMMGNTYQKIAETRNEWQRQWARIVLVVERGVSPAERLKKLMDYSQPMSDGRRALVLRLSQSEEDKEEMKEILEMKRTHDRLFKKRQMKMAMEKPITPQDNLLL